One genomic segment of Culturomica massiliensis includes these proteins:
- a CDS encoding phosphoglycerate kinase produces MQSIDTYDFRGKKALIRVDFNVPLNDKFEITDDTRMRAAIPTIKKVLAGGGAVILMSHLGRPKNGPEDKFSLKHIQKHLEELTGVKVKFADDCIGESARKEAASLKPGEILLLENLRFYKEEEKGDEEFARKLADLGDVWINDAFGTAHRAHASTAVIAKFFPNDKLFGYVMKGELDAVDNVMKNPQRPFTAIMGGSKVSSKIDIIMNLMGKVDNLILGGGMTYTFKKALGGHVGSSICEEDKLELAREIMQKAKDAGVNLVLSDQAVVADAFSNDANTQVCDPMNIPDGWEGLDIGPATREKFARVIENSKTILWNGPVGVFEMPKFAEGTKAVADAIVKATEKGAFSLIGGGDSVAAINQFGLADKVSYVSTGGGALLEYIEGKKLPGIEAIRGE; encoded by the coding sequence ATGCAGTCAATTGATACTTATGATTTCAGAGGTAAAAAAGCTTTGATACGTGTAGATTTTAATGTGCCTTTGAATGACAAATTTGAGATCACGGATGACACGCGTATGCGGGCAGCCATTCCGACGATTAAAAAAGTATTGGCCGGAGGAGGTGCTGTGATTTTAATGTCACACCTGGGACGTCCGAAGAATGGTCCGGAAGATAAATTTTCACTGAAACATATTCAAAAACATCTGGAAGAATTAACCGGAGTGAAGGTAAAATTTGCAGATGATTGTATCGGAGAAAGTGCAAGAAAAGAAGCAGCTTCATTGAAACCGGGAGAAATCCTGTTGTTGGAAAATCTGCGTTTCTATAAAGAAGAAGAAAAAGGAGACGAAGAGTTTGCCCGTAAATTGGCTGATTTAGGTGATGTTTGGATCAATGATGCTTTTGGAACGGCTCACCGTGCTCACGCTTCTACAGCTGTTATCGCTAAATTCTTCCCGAATGATAAATTGTTCGGCTATGTGATGAAAGGTGAACTGGATGCTGTAGATAACGTGATGAAAAATCCGCAACGTCCGTTTACCGCAATCATGGGAGGATCGAAAGTATCTTCTAAGATCGATATTATTATGAACCTGATGGGTAAGGTGGATAACCTGATCCTGGGTGGAGGTATGACTTATACCTTTAAAAAAGCTTTGGGCGGTCATGTCGGTTCTTCTATTTGTGAGGAAGATAAGTTGGAGTTGGCCCGTGAGATTATGCAAAAAGCAAAAGACGCAGGTGTTAATCTGGTGCTTTCAGATCAGGCTGTCGTTGCCGATGCTTTTAGTAATGATGCTAACACGCAGGTATGTGATCCGATGAATATTCCCGACGGTTGGGAAGGTTTGGATATCGGTCCGGCTACCCGTGAAAAGTTTGCCAGGGTAATTGAAAATTCCAAGACGATTCTTTGGAATGGTCCGGTAGGGGTTTTTGAAATGCCGAAATTTGCAGAAGGTACGAAGGCTGTGGCAGATGCTATTGTAAAAGCGACGGAGAAAGGTGCTTTTTCATTGATCGGCGGCGGCGATTCGGTGGCTGCAATCAATCAGTTTGGATTGGCGGATAAAGTTAGCTATGTATCTACCGGAGGTGGTGCATTGCTTGAATATATCGAAGGCAAGAAATTGCCGGGGATTGAGGCTATTCGAGGGGAGTAA
- a CDS encoding nucleoside deaminase, with product MTHELYMRKALEEASLAEEEGEIPVGAIVVCKGKIIARAHNQTERLNDVTAHAEMVAITMAAAALGGKYLNECTLYVTLEPCTMCAGAMAWAQLGELVYGASDSQRGFSRLSPAVLHPRTKITSGILEPECSEPVKRFFQKRR from the coding sequence ATGACACACGAGTTATACATGCGCAAGGCATTAGAAGAAGCATCTCTGGCGGAAGAGGAAGGCGAAATTCCGGTAGGGGCAATCGTCGTTTGCAAAGGCAAAATCATCGCCCGGGCCCACAACCAGACCGAACGGCTCAATGATGTGACAGCTCACGCTGAAATGGTCGCCATCACTATGGCGGCAGCCGCTCTTGGCGGAAAATACCTGAACGAATGCACCCTTTATGTCACCCTGGAACCCTGTACCATGTGTGCCGGAGCAATGGCCTGGGCCCAACTCGGGGAATTGGTATACGGAGCTTCCGACTCCCAGCGGGGATTCAGCCGGTTAAGCCCGGCAGTGCTTCACCCCCGCACCAAAATTACTTCCGGTATTCTCGAGCCCGAATGCAGTGAGCCTGTAAAACGCTTTTTTCAAAAACGCCGCTAA
- the aroB gene encoding 3-dehydroquinate synthase, translating to MENIIFTSDIRTVLNDCLQGFKPEDIFILTDHNTAQYCLPFLNLTRIKETHRISIQEGEAHKSLESAAYIWKVLSDQGARRNSVLVNIGGGLVTDIGGFAASCFKRGIKCVNIPTTLLAQVDASVGGKTGINFNGLKNEIGTFALPSKVIIDSCFLKTLPYTQLLSGCGEMLKHALLAGGKHFKKILQLDLTHIDWVNFSSLIQESVEIKYAVVQSDPKEAGIRKALNFGHTAGHALESAAISSGRELSHGAAVAYGMIAELYLSVRKMGFNSALYEKIVRFIRNIYPEYMVSEDDSTLYELMLHDKKNDREGVNFTLLQEPGAFSIDNYCSREEIEQALQALKQK from the coding sequence ATGGAGAATATAATTTTCACTTCGGATATACGGACTGTTCTCAACGATTGTCTGCAGGGTTTCAAACCGGAAGATATTTTTATACTGACCGATCACAATACGGCTCAGTACTGTCTTCCTTTTCTCAATCTGACCCGGATAAAAGAGACCCACCGGATATCGATACAAGAAGGTGAAGCCCATAAGTCATTGGAAAGTGCCGCTTATATCTGGAAAGTATTATCGGATCAGGGAGCCCGGAGAAATTCGGTATTGGTAAATATCGGAGGAGGCCTCGTAACGGACATCGGAGGTTTTGCAGCTTCCTGCTTCAAGCGGGGCATAAAATGCGTCAATATCCCGACAACGCTTTTAGCACAGGTAGATGCCTCCGTCGGAGGAAAAACAGGCATCAATTTCAACGGTCTGAAAAATGAAATCGGCACATTCGCACTTCCTTCCAAAGTCATTATCGATAGCTGCTTCCTGAAAACCCTGCCGTACACTCAGCTTTTATCCGGTTGCGGGGAAATGCTGAAACACGCTTTACTGGCAGGCGGGAAACATTTTAAAAAAATCCTGCAACTGGACCTGACTCATATCGATTGGGTAAACTTTTCTTCCCTGATACAAGAGTCCGTGGAAATCAAATATGCTGTAGTACAAAGTGACCCCAAAGAAGCAGGTATCCGGAAAGCTTTAAATTTCGGACATACCGCAGGACATGCTTTAGAAAGCGCAGCTATCAGCTCCGGCCGGGAATTATCACACGGTGCAGCAGTAGCATACGGTATGATTGCAGAACTTTACCTATCCGTCCGGAAAATGGGGTTTAACTCTGCTTTATACGAAAAAATCGTCCGTTTTATCCGGAATATCTATCCGGAATACATGGTATCCGAAGACGATTCTACCCTATACGAACTCATGTTACACGATAAAAAGAACGACCGGGAAGGTGTAAACTTTACCTTATTACAAGAACCGGGAGCATTTTCTATTGACAATTATTGTTCCCGGGAAGAGATAGAGCAAGCATTGCAAGCATTAAAACAGAAGTAA